One part of the Terrimicrobium sacchariphilum genome encodes these proteins:
- a CDS encoding translocation/assembly module TamB domain-containing protein, whose protein sequence is MSDETPAPDSTKTPARKPRRRWLRRVLVVLLALFLLLAIFHRPLIFEGSRYFIVRAAKQQHLDLTYDIGGSIFTSLYVTRLKAVPTEPGPIDQLEIGTIRLQYSLWGLFRKGLPALLKTVEIKDAFIGLTPGEPLPPEKEEKPQRFKFPALFPEILRIENVNFVSHAPGGDTELGGFTFTLLPDRAGTFAIKTLNIPGVRRWTDISAETTFHDRNLFLRNLIIGPEIAVDVLNLDASRLDDNQLKLGFEGTLFQGRTKLSAKVDDLNDTNKLALRLDVTGLSLHVLSAYLNLALPIEAEIPTVHIAFDGLPEKPDSWTGKVDVALTGVTADAIQAGNVTVAAELGNARAKVAANVEARAGNTIRLNAETALPARLDGFIETKAQGVLDASLPDLAALWSDSAPVSGTAKLNAEFALDRHLAKITGVLDSDRVTAGDIEAMGSHFTFTVEKDLQAEGPVFAGSKANLEGGVAATKIGDYSTDQIALAAKTDGAAVRLTQLTIEKSGNRVALEGEYLLPDDLASWTAQPGSAKFHIDAPQLNAFVAPESGTELAGRVKADGQAQITQGVYSGDLTIEGREIRAQGVPVRSLDAKIAVQQNHATISQLSLVVDDRNSLSAEGEADLTDPFAYHGRLDIALRNLAVFRPLLGPDAPELGGALAVQWQGNGTKTAHSGQASLELTNGVYADQRNLAARFNATYTPETISLPNFRVSSSLASAQFALAWRDKVLSVTNLVVRQQQLTVLSGALSLPLDLANIQNQDLLIPNDQPVALNLRTDNLDLQRLLTQLGQNPPPVRGIVNMTITGRGTIDDLEANLALRATGVRSQSTPDLAPANLDLNATVRNDRLGLTGELRQPLIQPLRITGDVPLDLVKIRRENTIDPATPIQLAVSLPRSSLTVLSALVPAIRQSRGTAEANVRIDGTFAQPNLSGSVAADLSTLRFTDPSLPPVNDASFLLNFAGDRVTITRCRGGIAGGSFNAGGNVVFAPLNNPTFDLRIGTVNALVMQNDDVTARITSNLRVAGPLNAGRVTGDVNITRSRFFRNIDILPIGLPGRPAPQPPEEPAIVSFPQPPLRDWTFDVRVRTADPFLVQGNLANGKISIDLRIGGTGLRPWADGVVRIDQLVASLPFSRLDIGNSAVFFRPEHPFVPQLDIRGTSAIRDYDVRVMVQGPITAPNAIFTSDPPLPQSEIVSLIATGMTTRELTSDPNAVAGRAAILLFQKAYNSIFRRNSPPANDTFLSRIQFDVGMTDPKTGKQGAGLRIPLSDQFALVGGVDVGGNFRGQVKYLLRFK, encoded by the coding sequence GTGTCCGACGAAACGCCAGCACCCGACTCCACCAAAACACCCGCTCGCAAGCCGCGCCGCCGCTGGCTGCGCCGGGTGCTGGTCGTGCTGCTCGCCCTGTTCCTGCTGCTGGCGATCTTTCACCGCCCGCTGATTTTTGAGGGATCGCGGTATTTCATCGTTCGCGCCGCCAAGCAGCAGCATCTCGATCTGACCTACGACATCGGCGGGTCGATTTTTACCAGCCTTTATGTCACCCGGCTCAAGGCCGTACCGACGGAACCGGGCCCGATCGATCAGCTCGAAATCGGCACGATCCGTCTGCAATACAGCCTGTGGGGGCTTTTCCGCAAAGGACTCCCGGCCTTGCTCAAGACGGTGGAGATCAAAGATGCCTTCATCGGCCTCACGCCCGGCGAACCGCTTCCGCCAGAGAAGGAGGAGAAGCCGCAGCGCTTCAAGTTCCCCGCCCTGTTCCCGGAAATCCTGCGCATCGAGAACGTCAACTTCGTCTCGCACGCCCCCGGCGGCGACACGGAGCTGGGGGGCTTCACCTTCACCTTGCTGCCTGACCGCGCCGGGACATTTGCGATCAAGACACTGAATATTCCCGGCGTGCGCCGGTGGACGGATATTTCGGCGGAGACGACTTTTCACGACCGGAATCTTTTCCTGCGAAACCTCATCATCGGACCCGAAATCGCCGTCGATGTGCTGAATCTTGACGCCTCCCGGCTCGACGACAACCAGCTCAAGCTGGGCTTTGAGGGCACCTTGTTCCAAGGGCGAACCAAGCTTTCGGCCAAAGTCGACGATCTCAACGACACGAACAAGCTCGCCCTCCGACTGGATGTGACCGGGCTATCGCTGCACGTCCTCAGCGCCTATCTGAATCTCGCCCTTCCCATTGAGGCGGAAATACCGACCGTGCATATCGCTTTCGATGGCCTGCCCGAGAAGCCCGACAGCTGGACCGGCAAAGTGGACGTGGCTCTTACCGGAGTCACCGCCGACGCCATTCAGGCAGGCAATGTCACTGTCGCCGCGGAGTTGGGCAACGCGCGCGCCAAGGTTGCCGCAAACGTCGAGGCTCGCGCGGGAAACACGATTCGCCTCAATGCCGAGACGGCTCTTCCCGCCAGGCTGGATGGCTTCATCGAGACCAAGGCGCAGGGCGTGCTGGATGCCAGTTTACCCGACCTTGCCGCGCTCTGGTCAGATTCGGCGCCGGTCTCCGGTACCGCAAAGCTGAACGCCGAGTTCGCTCTCGACCGCCACCTCGCGAAGATCACGGGCGTACTGGATTCGGATCGCGTAACCGCCGGCGACATCGAGGCGATGGGCAGTCATTTCACTTTCACCGTGGAGAAGGATTTGCAGGCCGAGGGACCCGTCTTTGCCGGATCGAAGGCGAATCTCGAGGGCGGCGTGGCGGCGACGAAGATCGGCGATTATTCCACGGACCAGATTGCTCTCGCGGCCAAAACCGATGGTGCGGCGGTGCGACTCACGCAGCTTACGATCGAGAAATCCGGCAATCGCGTCGCGCTGGAGGGCGAGTATCTGTTGCCCGACGACCTCGCATCCTGGACGGCACAACCGGGCAGCGCGAAATTCCACATCGACGCACCCCAGCTGAATGCCTTCGTGGCACCGGAGAGCGGCACGGAACTGGCGGGCCGGGTGAAGGCCGATGGTCAGGCGCAGATCACCCAGGGCGTTTACTCCGGCGATCTCACGATCGAGGGGCGGGAGATCCGGGCGCAGGGGGTACCCGTCCGCTCGCTGGATGCAAAGATCGCCGTCCAGCAAAACCACGCCACCATCAGCCAGCTCTCGCTCGTGGTGGATGATCGCAACTCGCTCAGCGCGGAGGGCGAGGCGGATCTGACTGATCCCTTCGCCTATCATGGACGCCTCGACATCGCCCTGCGGAACCTCGCGGTCTTTCGCCCGTTGCTCGGTCCGGATGCCCCGGAGCTTGGTGGGGCGCTGGCAGTCCAATGGCAGGGGAATGGAACCAAAACGGCGCATTCCGGCCAGGCCTCGCTGGAGCTGACCAACGGCGTCTATGCGGATCAGCGCAACCTCGCCGCGAGGTTCAATGCCACCTACACGCCGGAGACGATCAGCCTCCCCAATTTCCGCGTCTCCAGCAGCCTGGCCTCGGCACAGTTCGCCCTCGCCTGGCGCGACAAGGTATTAAGCGTTACCAATCTCGTCGTCCGCCAGCAGCAGCTCACCGTATTGTCCGGCGCCCTTTCCCTGCCGCTCGACCTTGCGAACATCCAGAATCAGGATCTGCTCATCCCGAATGATCAGCCGGTCGCGCTGAACCTGCGCACCGACAATCTCGATCTCCAACGCCTCCTCACCCAGCTCGGCCAGAACCCGCCTCCGGTACGGGGAATTGTCAATATGACCATCACCGGGCGAGGAACCATCGACGACCTGGAGGCAAACCTCGCCCTTCGCGCCACCGGGGTGCGATCCCAATCCACGCCCGACCTCGCCCCGGCAAATCTCGATCTCAACGCGACCGTGCGCAACGACCGCCTGGGCCTGACCGGAGAGCTGCGCCAGCCCCTGATCCAGCCGCTGCGCATCACGGGCGACGTGCCGCTCGATCTGGTGAAGATCCGCCGGGAAAACACGATCGATCCGGCCACGCCGATTCAACTGGCCGTTTCTCTGCCGCGATCCTCGCTGACGGTCTTGAGCGCACTCGTCCCGGCGATTCGCCAGAGCCGCGGAACGGCGGAAGCCAATGTCCGTATCGACGGCACTTTTGCTCAACCAAATCTCTCCGGCAGCGTGGCGGCCGATCTCTCAACCCTTCGCTTCACCGACCCGAGCCTGCCGCCCGTGAATGATGCATCGTTCCTCCTGAATTTCGCCGGAGACCGCGTGACGATTACGCGCTGCCGGGGAGGAATCGCAGGCGGTTCCTTCAACGCCGGAGGCAACGTGGTCTTTGCTCCTCTCAATAACCCGACATTCGATCTGCGCATCGGCACGGTGAACGCCCTCGTGATGCAAAATGACGACGTCACGGCACGCATCACGAGCAATCTCCGCGTGGCGGGTCCGCTCAACGCCGGGAGGGTCACCGGCGACGTAAATATCACCCGCAGCCGGTTCTTCCGAAATATCGACATCCTCCCCATCGGCCTCCCCGGACGCCCTGCTCCGCAACCGCCGGAAGAGCCTGCCATCGTGAGCTTTCCGCAGCCACCGCTCCGGGATTGGACATTCGATGTCCGAGTCCGGACGGCTGATCCGTTCCTGGTTCAGGGCAATCTCGCCAATGGCAAGATCTCGATCGATCTGCGAATCGGCGGCACGGGCCTGCGACCGTGGGCCGACGGCGTGGTGCGCATCGATCAGTTGGTCGCCTCGCTTCCTTTCAGCCGGCTCGATATCGGCAACAGCGCCGTCTTTTTCCGGCCCGAGCATCCATTCGTCCCGCAGCTCGACATTCGCGGCACCTCAGCCATCCGCGACTATGATGTGCGGGTCATGGTGCAGGGACCCATCACGGCGCCCAATGCGATCTTCACCAGCGACCCGCCGCTGCCGCAATCCGAGATCGTCTCGCTCATCGCCACGGGCATGACCACGCGTGAGCTGACCAGCGACCCGAATGCCGTGGCCGGTCGCGCCGCCATCCTGCTCTTCCAAAAAGCCTACAACAGCATTTTCCGCCGCAACAGTCCGCCCGCCAATGACACCTTTCTCAGCCGCATCCAGTTCGACGTTGGCATGACCGATCCCAAAACTGGCAAGCAGGGCGCGGGATTGCGCATTCCCTTGAGCGACCAATTCGCACTCGTCGGCGGCGTCGATGTCGGCGGTAACTTCCGGGGGCAGGTGAAATACCTGCTGCGATTCAAATGA
- the rpe gene encoding ribulose-phosphate 3-epimerase: protein MADRTPIIAPSILASDFSRLGEEVARISEAGGDWIHCDVMDGHFVDNISFGSAFVEAATRHTDKHIDVHLMISRPDHYLDRYTPLADSVSVHVEADHDVAQTLSRIRAAGCLAGLAISPPTPLEKVEPFIGQFDILLVMTVNPGFGGQPFIPETIEKVQAAAEWRAKGLADFHIEVDGGINTATAKIAREAGADIFVAGTAVFKASDAAAEIEALRG from the coding sequence ATGGCTGACCGCACCCCGATCATTGCACCTTCGATTCTGGCCTCCGATTTTTCCCGCCTCGGCGAGGAAGTCGCCCGCATCTCCGAGGCGGGCGGTGACTGGATTCATTGCGACGTGATGGATGGCCACTTCGTCGACAACATCTCCTTCGGTTCGGCTTTCGTCGAGGCAGCCACCCGCCATACGGACAAGCACATCGACGTCCATCTCATGATCTCGCGCCCGGACCACTACCTCGACCGGTACACGCCTCTGGCGGATTCCGTGAGTGTGCATGTAGAGGCCGATCATGACGTGGCGCAGACTCTTTCCCGCATCCGCGCCGCCGGCTGTCTCGCCGGGCTGGCCATCAGCCCACCGACCCCTCTGGAGAAAGTGGAGCCGTTTATCGGACAATTCGACATCCTGCTCGTCATGACGGTGAACCCCGGCTTCGGCGGCCAGCCGTTCATTCCCGAGACCATCGAGAAAGTCCAGGCGGCTGCAGAATGGCGCGCCAAGGGGCTGGCAGATTTCCATATCGAGGTCGACGGCGGCATCAACACCGCTACCGCCAAGATCGCACGCGAGGCCGGAGCGGATATCTTCGTGGCAGGGACGGCGGTCTTCAAGGCATCCGATGCCGCCGCGGAAATCGAAGCCCTGCGAGGTTAG
- the tadA gene encoding tRNA adenosine(34) deaminase TadA, protein MDFASDEFYMGEALRLARKAFAAEEVPIGAVIVREGQIIARAWNQVEMLKDATAHAEMLAITQAESVVDDWRLNDCDLYVTKEPCPMCAGALVHARLRRVIFGCIDGKSGGGGGLFNILQHPQLNHRCEVQSGVRGDECAGILREFFQMRRAAAEQRAGENSEA, encoded by the coding sequence ATGGATTTCGCCAGCGATGAGTTTTACATGGGGGAGGCCCTGCGCCTCGCCCGCAAGGCTTTTGCCGCCGAGGAGGTGCCGATCGGGGCCGTGATTGTGCGCGAGGGGCAGATCATTGCCCGCGCCTGGAATCAGGTGGAAATGCTGAAGGACGCAACCGCTCACGCCGAGATGCTGGCCATTACCCAGGCCGAGAGCGTGGTCGACGACTGGCGGCTCAATGATTGCGATCTCTACGTAACCAAGGAGCCGTGCCCGATGTGCGCCGGGGCGTTGGTTCATGCCCGTCTGCGCCGGGTGATCTTTGGCTGCATCGATGGGAAAAGCGGCGGAGGGGGAGGGCTTTTCAACATCCTCCAGCATCCGCAGCTCAACCATCGCTGCGAGGTCCAGAGCGGAGTGCGCGGCGACGAATGCGCCGGAATTCTCCGCGAGTTTTTCCAAATGCGGCGCGCTGCCGCAGAGCAACGGGCCGGGGAAAACTCCGAAGCCTGA
- a CDS encoding amino acid permease — translation MSDKQTVGGVTYKKADSSYFEKRKLRRHARVWSLWALGVGAVISGHFSGWNFGIGQGGWGGLFIAAILIAIMYLGLIFSLAEMSPALPHTGGAYSFARSAMGPWGGFITGLAESIEYIMTPAVIVFFIGSYMSSIFGTPSAAQPLWWIGAYIVFVALNYWGVELSFKFSVTVTLMALGVLVIFWISAIPHADFTRWALNIGVGPDGNFVELPNGGGSFLPKGIGGALAALPFAVWLFLAIEELPLAAEESHDPKKDMPKGLILGMFTLIFSAVMVMVLNASIGGTAPGQMQGAFSLSTSAEPLLDGFRTLYGAGIAKLLALFAVIGLIASFHTIIFAFGRQIYSLSRAGYYLPFLSVTHGKRHTPHVAMFTGAGIGLAVLLTIWFTAGETAGGALIGGTLLNMAVFGAMLSYAFQGLSFILLRIKMPHIERPYRSPLGIPGAVATIVIAMCTLYYQLQDPSYVKGVYAALAWYLAGLAYFAFIGRHKLILSPEEEFAMNKGKSPVVEPAEPAA, via the coding sequence ATGAGCGACAAACAAACTGTTGGAGGGGTCACCTACAAGAAGGCGGACAGTTCGTATTTTGAAAAACGCAAACTGAGACGACACGCACGGGTCTGGTCTCTGTGGGCGCTGGGAGTGGGAGCGGTCATTTCGGGACACTTCTCAGGTTGGAATTTTGGCATTGGCCAGGGAGGTTGGGGCGGCCTTTTCATTGCCGCCATCCTGATCGCCATCATGTACCTCGGGTTGATTTTCAGCCTGGCGGAAATGTCCCCGGCTCTGCCTCACACGGGGGGCGCTTATTCCTTCGCGCGCAGTGCAATGGGACCTTGGGGCGGATTCATTACGGGACTGGCCGAGAGTATCGAGTACATCATGACTCCGGCGGTCATCGTATTCTTCATCGGGTCCTACATGAGTAGTATATTCGGGACACCATCGGCGGCGCAACCGCTCTGGTGGATCGGCGCCTACATCGTTTTTGTGGCCCTGAACTACTGGGGAGTGGAGCTTTCCTTCAAGTTCTCGGTGACGGTGACGCTCATGGCTCTCGGCGTGCTGGTTATCTTCTGGATCAGCGCCATCCCGCATGCGGACTTCACCCGCTGGGCACTGAACATAGGGGTCGGACCGGATGGCAATTTTGTCGAGCTTCCGAATGGCGGCGGATCATTCCTGCCCAAGGGAATCGGTGGAGCGCTGGCCGCGCTGCCTTTTGCCGTGTGGCTTTTTCTCGCCATCGAGGAACTCCCGCTCGCCGCGGAAGAATCTCACGATCCCAAGAAGGACATGCCCAAAGGCCTGATCCTAGGAATGTTCACACTCATCTTCTCGGCTGTAATGGTCATGGTGCTCAATGCCTCGATCGGTGGTACTGCGCCGGGACAGATGCAGGGCGCGTTTTCCCTGTCGACCTCGGCGGAGCCGCTGCTCGATGGGTTCCGCACCTTATACGGCGCAGGCATCGCCAAGCTGCTGGCCCTGTTTGCGGTGATCGGCCTGATCGCGAGCTTTCATACGATCATCTTCGCCTTCGGTCGCCAGATTTACTCGCTCTCTCGCGCGGGATATTATCTTCCCTTCCTGTCTGTGACTCACGGTAAGCGCCATACCCCGCATGTCGCGATGTTCACGGGAGCAGGCATCGGTTTGGCTGTGCTGCTCACGATCTGGTTTACGGCTGGCGAAACTGCTGGCGGAGCACTCATCGGCGGCACACTGCTAAACATGGCGGTCTTTGGCGCGATGCTTTCATACGCCTTCCAGGGCCTGTCTTTTATCCTGCTGCGCATCAAGATGCCGCATATCGAGCGTCCGTATCGCAGTCCGCTCGGCATCCCTGGAGCCGTGGCGACCATCGTGATCGCGATGTGCACGCTCTACTATCAATTGCAGGACCCTTCCTATGTAAAAGGCGTCTATGCTGCGCTGGCCTGGTATCTGGCGGGACTCGCCTACTTCGCCTTCATCGGCCGGCATAAGCTGATCCTCTCGCCGGAGGAGGAATTTGCGATGAATAAAGGCAAGTCCCCGGTCGTAGAACCGGCGGAACCTGCCGCATAA
- a CDS encoding ethanolamine ammonia-lyase subunit EutB — MAYHLQLGNSSWSFRDLKTLIAKATPLRSGDQLAGVAAQSMEERVAAQMRLAELPLQTLLDEPLIPPEEDEVTRLILETHDAEAFRLVSHFSVGEFREWLLDYETDSDTLARVAPGITPEMAAAVSKVMSNQDLILAASKMQVVTRFRNTVGLPGRLSVRLQPNHPTDDPQGIAASILDGLLYGCGDAVIGINPATDNPAACASLMRLMDRIIQEYEIPTQSCVLTHVTTTMQCMERGEPVDLVFQSIAGTEGANASFGVTLNLLREAREMALTLGRGTVGDNVMYFETGQGSALSANAHHNVDQQTLEARAYAVAREFQPLLVNTVVGFIGPEYLYDGKQIIRAGLEDHFCGKLLGVPMGCDICYTNHAEADQDDMDVLLTLLGVAGCNFIMGVPGADDIMLNYQSTSFHDSHYLRQVLGKKPAPEFDAWLKKMQIFSEENRLRQIASSHALLQAPEAALPAHGNC; from the coding sequence ATGGCCTATCATTTGCAGCTTGGGAATTCGTCGTGGTCGTTTCGCGATCTTAAGACGTTGATAGCCAAGGCGACCCCGTTGCGATCTGGTGATCAACTGGCGGGAGTTGCGGCCCAGTCGATGGAGGAGCGTGTTGCTGCGCAGATGCGGCTCGCGGAGCTTCCGCTTCAGACCTTGCTCGATGAGCCGCTCATCCCGCCGGAGGAGGACGAGGTGACCCGGTTGATCCTGGAGACGCATGATGCGGAGGCATTCCGCCTCGTGTCCCATTTCAGCGTGGGCGAGTTCCGCGAATGGTTGCTCGATTACGAAACCGATAGCGATACGCTTGCCCGAGTCGCGCCCGGCATCACTCCGGAGATGGCGGCTGCGGTTTCCAAGGTGATGAGCAATCAGGACCTCATCCTCGCCGCGAGCAAGATGCAGGTCGTCACCAGGTTTCGAAACACCGTGGGCCTGCCGGGGCGGCTCAGCGTGCGGCTTCAGCCGAATCACCCGACGGATGATCCGCAGGGAATCGCGGCATCGATTCTGGACGGCCTGCTTTATGGGTGCGGCGATGCCGTCATCGGAATCAATCCCGCCACCGACAATCCCGCAGCTTGCGCATCGCTCATGCGGCTGATGGATCGCATCATCCAGGAATACGAGATTCCCACGCAAAGCTGCGTGCTCACGCATGTCACGACGACCATGCAATGCATGGAGCGCGGCGAGCCGGTCGATCTGGTTTTTCAATCCATCGCGGGAACCGAGGGCGCGAATGCCAGCTTCGGCGTCACATTGAATCTTTTGCGCGAAGCTCGCGAGATGGCGCTCACCCTGGGGCGTGGGACGGTTGGCGACAACGTGATGTATTTTGAAACCGGCCAGGGTTCCGCACTCTCCGCCAATGCGCATCACAATGTCGACCAGCAAACCCTGGAGGCGCGGGCTTATGCGGTGGCGCGGGAATTCCAGCCGCTGCTGGTCAATACGGTCGTCGGATTCATCGGTCCGGAATACCTCTACGATGGCAAGCAGATCATTCGCGCCGGGCTGGAGGATCACTTCTGCGGCAAGCTGCTCGGCGTGCCGATGGGCTGCGACATTTGCTACACGAACCACGCCGAGGCCGACCAGGACGACATGGATGTGCTGCTCACGCTGCTCGGGGTGGCCGGATGCAACTTCATCATGGGGGTGCCCGGCGCGGACGACATCATGCTGAACTATCAATCCACCTCCTTTCACGACAGCCACTATCTCCGGCAGGTGCTCGGCAAGAAGCCTGCGCCGGAGTTTGACGCTTGGCTAAAGAAGATGCAGATCTTCAGCGAGGAAAACCGGCTTCGCCAGATCGCCTCATCCCACGCTTTGCTGCAAGCCCCGGAAGCCGCCCTGCCTGCCCATGGGAACTGCTGA
- the eutC gene encoding ethanolamine ammonia-lyase subunit EutC yields MGTADPWPHLRTHTAARIALGRAGASLPTAPLLDFKLAHARAKDAVLTHFDPELLAAQLRPLDPGLLIVESEAQDRATYLQRPDYGRRLSAESATMLSARAAMPGPDLAILVSDGLSTTAVMTQALPVLTALLPLFREAGWMLAPLLVVKHGRVAIQDQAGALLHAQLSLILLGERPGLGSPDSLGAYFTYNPVPGRSDAERNCVSNIRPQGLDPALAARKLFHLLSASRHLKLSGVNLKDDEPLLGGGVVSEIA; encoded by the coding sequence ATGGGAACTGCTGATCCCTGGCCGCATTTGCGGACGCATACTGCAGCACGAATCGCCCTCGGTCGCGCGGGCGCCAGCCTGCCTACTGCGCCATTGCTCGATTTCAAGCTGGCCCACGCGCGGGCGAAGGATGCGGTGCTGACGCACTTCGACCCGGAGTTGCTTGCCGCGCAGCTTCGCCCACTGGATCCCGGCCTCCTGATCGTGGAGAGCGAGGCGCAGGATCGCGCGACCTATCTGCAGCGTCCGGATTACGGACGGCGGCTTTCCGCGGAATCCGCTACAATGCTTTCTGCGCGTGCGGCGATGCCCGGGCCGGACCTTGCGATCCTTGTTTCCGACGGACTCTCCACCACGGCGGTGATGACGCAGGCGCTGCCGGTGCTGACGGCCCTGCTGCCACTGTTCCGCGAGGCAGGCTGGATGCTCGCACCGCTGCTCGTGGTGAAACACGGTCGCGTGGCGATTCAGGATCAGGCGGGGGCTTTGCTCCATGCGCAGCTGAGCTTGATCCTGCTCGGCGAGCGCCCGGGGCTCGGGTCGCCCGATAGCCTTGGCGCGTACTTCACCTACAATCCCGTGCCGGGTCGAAGCGATGCCGAACGCAACTGCGTCTCCAACATCCGTCCACAGGGACTCGATCCCGCGCTGGCGGCGCGGAAACTCTTTCATCTCCTCAGCGCCAGTCGTCACCTGAAGCTCAGCGGCGTGAATCTCAAGGACGACGAACCCCTCCTGGGAGGAGGCGTCGTTTCGGAAATCGCGTAG
- a CDS encoding LysR substrate-binding domain-containing protein — protein sequence MDYRLEVFSRVAEHQSISAAARVLNISQPAVTRHIKMLEETYQATLLTRSRSGVALTEAGVVLLEHARQVAWMEDEVMAKIRKDDSLLRGRLRLGASTTVTQYYLPNVLTSFKMRHPEVEIEVVEGNTDAVISHLLGQRIDLGLIEGPCSRRDLRVRRFFDDLLVFIVPVGHPLARPKAVPPSELLKYPIISREHGSGTRRYIESALNAVGLDPRKRRIVQELPSTEAIKRAVEAGLGVGCVSRIAITQELATASLDIANIKGLEIRRPFSAILPLGPDPVGLRQIFLSALS from the coding sequence ATGGATTACCGGCTGGAAGTTTTTTCGCGGGTGGCTGAACATCAGAGCATTAGCGCGGCAGCGCGGGTGCTGAACATCTCCCAGCCCGCCGTGACCCGGCATATCAAGATGCTGGAGGAAACTTATCAAGCCACGCTGCTCACACGCTCCCGCTCGGGCGTCGCGTTGACCGAGGCTGGCGTCGTTCTCCTGGAGCACGCCCGTCAGGTAGCCTGGATGGAGGATGAGGTGATGGCAAAAATCCGCAAGGACGACAGCCTTCTGCGCGGTCGCCTGCGCCTCGGGGCCAGCACGACGGTGACGCAATATTATCTGCCCAACGTGCTTACCTCCTTCAAAATGCGCCATCCCGAAGTCGAGATCGAGGTTGTTGAAGGGAACACGGATGCCGTGATCTCGCACCTGCTCGGCCAGCGTATCGACCTGGGGCTTATTGAGGGTCCCTGCAGCCGGCGCGACCTGCGGGTGCGGCGCTTCTTTGATGATCTGCTGGTTTTCATCGTCCCTGTCGGCCATCCGCTGGCTCGCCCAAAAGCGGTCCCTCCCTCGGAGTTGCTGAAATACCCCATCATCTCCCGCGAGCACGGGTCCGGTACGCGCCGCTATATCGAGAGCGCGCTGAACGCCGTGGGACTCGACCCGCGCAAGCGCCGCATCGTGCAGGAACTGCCCAGCACCGAGGCAATCAAACGCGCGGTGGAGGCCGGTCTCGGGGTCGGCTGCGTCTCCAGAATCGCCATCACTCAGGAGCTCGCGACCGCCTCGCTCGACATCGCCAATATCAAGGGGTTGGAAATTCGCCGCCCGTTCTCCGCCATCCTGCCCCTCGGACCGGACCCGGTCGGATTGCGGCAGATTTTCCTGTCGGCTTTGTCCTGA